The following coding sequences lie in one Globicephala melas chromosome 15, mGloMel1.2, whole genome shotgun sequence genomic window:
- the FOXL3 gene encoding forkhead box L3 — protein MFDSSQYPYNCFNYDADDYPAGSSDEEKRLTRPAYSYIALIAMAIQQSPTGKVTLSGIYDFIMHKFPYYRANQRAWQNSIRHNLSLNSCFVKVPRTHGHEKGKGNYWTFAGGCESLLDLFENGNYRRRRRRRGPKLEEARGTRAAEAEAPRGPPEPATARGNPVPRREAPIPASPAALGREAHRDIKFSIDYILSTPDPFPGLRSPYAQEGRYPRLEAQQMNLHLWTM, from the exons ATGTTTGACAGCTCGCAGTATCCCTACAATTGCTTCAATTACGACGCCGACGACTACCCCGCGGGCAGCTCGGACGAGGAGAAGCGGCTCACGAGGCCGGCGTACAG CTACATCGCGCTGATCGCCATGGCCATTCAGCAGAGCCCGACAGGCAAGGTGACCCTGTCGGGCATCTACGACTTCATCATGCACAAGTTCCCCTATTACCGCGCCAACCAGCGCGCCTGGCAGAACTCCATCCGCCACAACCTGTCCCTCAACAGCTGCTTCGTCAAG GTGCCGCGGACCCACGGCCACGAGAAAGGCAAAGGCAACTACTGGACCTTCGCCGGCGGCTGCGAGTCGCTACTGGACCTTTTCGAGAACGGCAACTAcaggcggaggcggcggcggcgcggcccCAAACTCGAGGAGGCGAGGGGGACGCGCGCGGCAGAAGCGGAAGCGCCCCGGGGTCCCCCTGAGCCGGCCACTGCGAGGGGGAACCCCGTCCCCCGCCGCGAGGCCCCAATCCCAGCCAGCCCCGCCgccctggggagggaggcacACAGGGACATCAAGTTCAGCATCGACTACATCCTCTCCACCCCCGACCCCTTTCCCGGGCTCAGGTCGCCCTACGCGCAGGAGGGCAGATACCCCCGGCTGGAGGCCCAGCAAATGAATCTTCACCTTTGGACGATGTGA